Proteins encoded within one genomic window of Pedobacter africanus:
- a CDS encoding DUF4270 domain-containing protein produces the protein MKFTKQDLLTLLIGLFLFASCKDSNTIGLGTEDGQGILGELVDSVTVTSQTLKEDLSSGVGLLRYPLGYMTDPDFGKSEAALSMSVGLPQADYKFGTGAVIDSAVLVLPYATQFYGDTIAPVYTFTVKQLANDLSKETSYTTDKTWPVQPTVIGTYSGKIKPNTKFKITDIVTGGADTLKSVVPQVRIKLTNAFIQNNIMNLDSVTLSKAANFWKAFKGLNVTSSATDKGGMMFFTANASDSRVEIYYKRPNATTPANTDTVVVNFPIGSNSSTGASAGPVHASIKHDYTGTPVKTQLDNPNPATPYTVTYLQALGGLKNKISFPYLKKFLADKKADPAKGGNANTKIVINKAELVIDLSAGTDVLPFSAAQRLSLYRYDIAGQRANVPDNDRRTQTYIGDARALESELLFGGYFDSVRKRYIFNITSYIQDLMDGKTEDYGTFLAPSSLTEFNISPPVTSAARSIISKWKKNPAAADKLLKLNIYYTQVN, from the coding sequence ATGAAATTTACAAAACAAGACTTATTAACCCTGTTGATAGGTCTTTTTCTTTTTGCTTCCTGTAAAGATTCCAACACCATTGGTTTGGGTACGGAAGATGGCCAGGGCATACTTGGTGAGCTTGTAGACAGCGTTACAGTTACCTCTCAAACACTTAAAGAGGATCTTAGTTCGGGCGTAGGTCTTTTAAGGTACCCACTGGGTTATATGACCGATCCCGATTTTGGCAAATCGGAGGCCGCGCTATCCATGTCGGTTGGCCTGCCACAGGCAGACTATAAGTTTGGCACAGGCGCTGTAATTGACTCTGCGGTATTGGTTTTACCTTATGCTACGCAGTTCTATGGCGATACCATTGCCCCTGTTTATACCTTTACGGTAAAACAGCTGGCCAACGATCTTTCTAAAGAAACATCGTACACTACAGATAAAACCTGGCCTGTTCAGCCCACAGTTATTGGTACTTATAGCGGAAAGATCAAGCCAAACACTAAATTTAAGATTACAGATATTGTAACCGGAGGTGCTGACACCCTTAAATCGGTAGTCCCACAGGTAAGGATTAAACTGACAAATGCGTTTATCCAGAACAACATCATGAACCTGGACTCGGTAACCTTATCTAAAGCGGCCAACTTCTGGAAGGCTTTTAAAGGATTGAATGTGACCTCTAGCGCGACGGACAAAGGCGGGATGATGTTTTTTACGGCAAACGCGTCGGACAGCAGGGTAGAGATCTATTATAAACGGCCAAATGCCACAACTCCGGCCAATACCGATACGGTAGTGGTAAACTTCCCGATTGGCAGCAACAGCTCAACAGGTGCTTCTGCCGGACCGGTACACGCTTCCATCAAACATGATTATACAGGTACTCCTGTTAAAACCCAACTGGACAATCCTAACCCGGCTACACCTTATACTGTAACTTATTTACAGGCTTTGGGCGGACTGAAAAACAAAATTTCATTCCCTTACCTCAAGAAATTCCTTGCAGATAAAAAAGCAGATCCGGCAAAAGGTGGAAATGCGAATACCAAAATAGTGATCAACAAAGCCGAACTGGTAATTGACCTCAGCGCCGGAACAGACGTACTGCCTTTCAGCGCTGCGCAGCGACTTTCATTGTACAGGTACGACATTGCCGGTCAGCGGGCCAACGTACCAGATAACGATCGCAGAACCCAAACTTACATTGGAGATGCAAGGGCCTTGGAAAGCGAATTGTTGTTTGGCGGCTATTTTGACTCTGTTAGAAAGCGTTATATTTTTAACATCACCAGCTATATACAGGATTTAATGGATGGAAAAACCGAAGATTACGGAACTTTCCTGGCCCCAAGCTCACTTACAGAATTTAACATCAGTCCTCCTGTAACTTCAGCAGCAAGATCGATCATCAGCAAATGGAAAAAAAATCCGGCTGCAGCAGATAAGCTCCTGAAATTGAATATTT
- a CDS encoding glycogen/starch synthase: MEMAKTKLLIVTHEMSPFLELTKISEITRQLPQAMQDKGFEIRILMPRFGNINERRNRLHEVIRLSGMNIIIDDNDNPLIIKVASIPAARMQVYFLDNEDYFQRKYVFRDKEDKFYADNDERTIFFCKGALETVKKLGWAPDIVHCHGWMTALVPAYIKTTYKNDPTFKNSKVVYSIYENCFTETLNADLHKKAIMNAMTAEDTKIFENADCNTLHMGAVSYSDAVVLADENISENVLKFVKDSNKPTLAYNLTENFENFYSLYEEISDEELASIA, translated from the coding sequence ATGGAGATGGCAAAAACGAAGCTACTGATTGTTACACACGAGATGTCGCCTTTCCTTGAACTCACAAAGATTTCTGAAATTACCCGTCAATTACCTCAGGCAATGCAGGATAAAGGATTTGAGATCCGCATATTGATGCCTAGGTTCGGGAATATCAATGAAAGAAGGAACAGATTGCATGAGGTTATCCGTCTTTCAGGAATGAACATCATTATTGACGACAATGATAACCCTTTAATCATTAAAGTAGCCTCTATCCCTGCGGCCCGCATGCAGGTATATTTCCTGGACAATGAAGATTATTTTCAACGCAAGTATGTATTCAGGGATAAGGAAGATAAGTTTTATGCCGATAACGACGAAAGAACAATCTTCTTTTGCAAAGGCGCGCTCGAAACCGTTAAAAAATTAGGCTGGGCACCGGATATTGTACATTGTCATGGCTGGATGACCGCGCTGGTACCGGCTTACATTAAAACTACGTACAAAAACGACCCTACATTTAAAAACTCAAAAGTTGTTTACTCCATTTATGAGAACTGCTTTACCGAGACTTTAAATGCCGATCTGCATAAAAAGGCGATCATGAACGCCATGACCGCTGAAGACACCAAGATATTTGAAAATGCAGACTGCAATACCTTGCATATGGGGGCTGTTAGCTACTCGGATGCTGTGGTTCTGGCCGATGAGAACATCAGCGAAAATGTGTTAAAATTTGTTAAAGATTCTAATAAACCAACTTTAGCTTATAATTTAACCGAAAATTTTGAAAACTTCTATTCTTTATATGAGGAGATTTCGGATGAAGAATTGGCTTCAATAGCATAA
- the panC gene encoding pantoate--beta-alanine ligase, with protein MEVINTIAALKSLLGPIQLTQQKIALVPTMGALHKGHVSLIKIAQQQADVVVCSIFVNPTQFTDPKDLEKYPRPLEHDLKMLSEAGCNVVFMPSVTEMYPKPEAWHIDLGPAEFLLEGEFRKGHYQGVTQIVKKLFDAVNPDVAFFGQKDFQQVLMIKNMVAYFDMPLQIVSCPIIREADGLAMSSRNIHLTAADRKNALVLSRALSYVQENFADKSIPELLKAAKEMIKATPGVALDYFTIANGETLLPEEDKAHHNIVALVAAKVGQTRLIDNMILN; from the coding sequence TTGGAAGTAATAAATACTATTGCGGCATTAAAGTCGCTGCTTGGGCCAATTCAATTGACTCAACAGAAAATTGCCCTGGTACCTACAATGGGTGCCTTGCATAAAGGACATGTATCGCTGATCAAAATAGCACAGCAACAGGCTGATGTGGTGGTGTGCAGCATTTTTGTAAACCCTACCCAGTTTACAGATCCCAAAGACCTGGAAAAATACCCCCGCCCGCTGGAGCATGACCTCAAAATGTTAAGTGAAGCAGGCTGTAATGTGGTATTTATGCCCTCGGTTACAGAGATGTACCCCAAGCCCGAAGCCTGGCATATAGACCTGGGGCCGGCAGAGTTTCTTTTAGAGGGCGAATTCCGCAAAGGACATTACCAAGGCGTAACGCAAATCGTAAAAAAGCTTTTTGATGCCGTAAACCCCGATGTGGCCTTTTTTGGACAGAAAGATTTTCAGCAGGTACTCATGATCAAAAATATGGTCGCCTATTTCGACATGCCCTTGCAGATTGTTTCCTGCCCCATCATCAGGGAGGCCGACGGACTGGCCATGAGCTCGCGCAACATACACCTTACTGCGGCCGACCGTAAAAATGCACTGGTGCTGAGCCGTGCGCTCAGTTATGTTCAGGAAAATTTTGCTGACAAAAGCATTCCCGAGCTGCTGAAGGCTGCCAAAGAGATGATCAAAGCAACCCCGGGTGTAGCGCTGGATTATTTCACCATCGCCAATGGAGAAACCCTTTTGCCCGAGGAAGATAAGGCGCATCACAATATCGTTGCGCTGGTGGCGGCTAAAGTAGGCCAGACCCGCCTCATTGATAATATGATACTCAACTGA
- the panD gene encoding aspartate 1-decarboxylase: MIIEILKSKIHRVKVTQAELNYVGSITIDEDLMDAAQIIPNEKVQIVNNNNGERFETYVIKGARGSGTICLNGATARKVQVGDILIIMSYGSLPIEEAKKYHPILVFPDDNNHLLK, encoded by the coding sequence ATGATTATCGAGATCTTAAAATCGAAAATACACCGTGTTAAAGTAACACAGGCAGAACTGAACTATGTTGGCAGCATCACTATTGACGAAGATCTGATGGATGCAGCCCAGATCATTCCCAACGAAAAGGTGCAGATCGTAAACAACAACAATGGCGAGCGTTTCGAAACCTACGTGATTAAAGGTGCACGTGGCAGTGGTACCATTTGCCTGAACGGTGCAACAGCCCGGAAAGTTCAGGTGGGCGATATCCTGATCATCATGTCTTACGGTTCCCTGCCCATAGAGGAAGCAAAAAAATACCATCCCATACTTGTATTCCCAGATGATAACAACCACTTGTTGAAATAG
- a CDS encoding acyl-CoA dehydrogenase, whose protein sequence is MRFQLSEEQLMIQQAARDFAQNELKPGVIERDEHQKFPAEQVKKLGELGFLGMMVSEKYNGSGLDALSYVLVMEELSKVDASASVVVSVNNSLVCYGLESYGSEYQKEKYLKPLAAGEKIGAFCLSEPEAGSDATSQQTTAEDKGDHYLLNGTKNWITNGSTASTYLVIAQTDKSLKHKGINAFIVEKGMEGFTVGPKENKLGIRGSDTHSLMFNDVKVPKENRIGENGFGFKFAMKTLEGGRIGIAAQALGIAAGAYELALQYAQQRKAFGKPIAEHQAIAFKLADMATQIEAARMLVYKAAWLKDQGEPYTLAGSMAKLYASKVAMDVTVEAVQIHGGYGFVKEYHVERLMRDAKITQIYEGTSEIQKMVISREIIR, encoded by the coding sequence ATGCGATTTCAATTAAGTGAAGAACAATTGATGATCCAGCAGGCCGCCCGCGATTTTGCGCAGAACGAACTGAAACCTGGAGTTATCGAAAGAGATGAGCACCAGAAATTCCCTGCCGAACAGGTAAAAAAGCTTGGCGAACTGGGTTTTCTGGGAATGATGGTATCAGAAAAATACAATGGCAGTGGCCTGGATGCATTATCGTATGTACTGGTTATGGAAGAGCTGTCTAAAGTAGATGCATCTGCTTCGGTGGTCGTTTCTGTAAACAACTCACTGGTTTGCTACGGACTGGAATCTTATGGTTCCGAATATCAAAAGGAAAAATATTTAAAGCCACTTGCCGCTGGCGAAAAGATCGGTGCTTTCTGCTTATCAGAGCCTGAAGCCGGGTCGGATGCGACTTCGCAGCAAACCACAGCTGAAGATAAAGGCGATCATTACCTGCTTAACGGGACCAAAAACTGGATTACCAATGGCAGTACAGCTTCTACTTACCTTGTTATCGCACAAACAGATAAATCTTTGAAACATAAAGGCATCAATGCTTTTATCGTAGAAAAAGGAATGGAGGGTTTTACTGTAGGACCTAAAGAAAATAAACTGGGTATCAGGGGGTCTGATACACACTCGCTGATGTTTAACGATGTAAAAGTACCTAAGGAAAACCGCATAGGCGAAAATGGCTTCGGCTTTAAGTTTGCCATGAAAACCCTTGAGGGGGGGCGGATAGGTATTGCTGCTCAGGCATTGGGCATTGCTGCTGGTGCTTACGAACTGGCGCTGCAATATGCACAACAGCGCAAAGCTTTTGGTAAGCCCATTGCTGAGCACCAGGCCATAGCTTTCAAACTGGCCGATATGGCTACACAGATTGAAGCGGCCAGGATGCTGGTTTACAAAGCTGCCTGGCTCAAAGATCAGGGAGAACCTTATACACTGGCCGGCTCTATGGCCAAGCTATATGCTTCTAAAGTGGCAATGGACGTTACTGTTGAGGCAGTTCAGATTCACGGAGGCTACGGCTTTGTAAAAGAATATCATGTAGAGCGCCTGATGCGTGATGCAAAGATCACACAAATTTACGAAGGGACTTCCGAGATCCAGAAAATGGTAATTTCAAGGGAGATTATCAGGTAA
- a CDS encoding phage holin family protein: MRLIVEILLMGLAVLIGAYIVPGVQVDGYGTAIIAAVLIALANATIGFILRVMTFPVNFLTLGLVSFIITVLMILLVDNLMSGFNTTGFWAAAFLAIVVALIKAVFNAVAGTDKD, from the coding sequence ATGAGACTTATTGTAGAAATTTTATTAATGGGCCTTGCCGTACTGATCGGGGCTTACATCGTTCCAGGTGTACAGGTAGACGGTTACGGAACGGCAATTATTGCCGCGGTTTTAATAGCCCTGGCCAACGCCACTATCGGATTTATTTTAAGGGTAATGACCTTTCCTGTTAACTTTTTAACATTAGGCTTGGTATCTTTTATCATTACGGTACTGATGATTTTACTGGTAGACAACCTGATGAGCGGATTCAACACCACCGGTTTCTGGGCAGCAGCTTTTCTGGCCATTGTAGTAGCACTGATCAAGGCCGTATTTAATGCCGTTGCCGGAACGGACAAAGACTAA
- a CDS encoding DUF6266 family protein, with the protein MGKAPEGIAGPVSGKVGPHVYYILNGKPCVRSLPSKRSGKKTKREKNNTTGFAKVQAFLRPIQLFLKVGFKNYGTATGGYKGAVSYALKNAVEGEHPDRFVNPEKVRVCGGELHFPEASDIVVEPDYTVRFNWSKEIGANGNSRDQVFMLAYCPSDIALLGGKAVGISTGAFRMTGTDSLQLSPQRLPQQYHIYMGFIARDRSQQAHSQYMGKVLVPAR; encoded by the coding sequence ATGGGAAAAGCACCTGAAGGGATCGCCGGCCCTGTTTCCGGAAAAGTAGGCCCGCATGTCTACTATATTCTTAACGGCAAACCTTGCGTACGCAGTCTTCCAAGTAAAAGAAGCGGCAAAAAAACAAAAAGGGAGAAAAACAATACCACTGGTTTTGCAAAAGTACAGGCTTTTTTACGGCCTATCCAGTTGTTCTTAAAAGTAGGTTTTAAAAATTACGGTACTGCAACAGGCGGTTATAAAGGGGCGGTGTCTTATGCCTTGAAAAATGCGGTTGAAGGGGAGCATCCTGATCGGTTTGTGAACCCGGAAAAAGTAAGGGTTTGTGGTGGTGAGCTTCACTTCCCTGAGGCTTCGGATATTGTTGTGGAACCAGATTATACAGTGAGGTTTAACTGGAGCAAGGAAATTGGTGCGAACGGCAATTCGCGCGACCAGGTTTTTATGCTGGCTTATTGTCCCTCCGATATTGCGCTGCTAGGTGGCAAGGCAGTGGGCATTTCCACCGGTGCTTTCAGGATGACCGGAACAGATAGCCTGCAGCTTAGCCCTCAACGCCTGCCACAGCAATACCATATTTATATGGGCTTTATTGCCAGAGACAGGTCGCAGCAGGCACATAGCCAATATATGGGCAAGGTATTGGTGCCGGCCAGATAA
- the rimP gene encoding ribosome assembly cofactor RimP: protein MQVEKRVTELVEEKISDRPELFLVEVKMLPNNKLIIHVDGDEGISIQDCAAISRHVGFHLEEENTIEKAYNLEVSSPGVGEPLKLKRQYLKNIGREVSVKLNGGEVKEGKLLAADEQGISIEAKVKEKGKKVQLVETRADFDNITETKVLISFK, encoded by the coding sequence ATGCAGGTAGAAAAAAGAGTAACAGAATTAGTTGAAGAGAAGATTTCGGACAGGCCCGAGCTGTTTTTAGTTGAGGTAAAAATGCTGCCAAACAATAAGCTTATTATTCATGTAGATGGCGATGAAGGGATCAGTATCCAGGATTGTGCGGCCATCAGCAGGCATGTAGGCTTTCATTTGGAAGAGGAAAATACAATTGAAAAAGCTTATAACCTGGAAGTCTCTTCACCAGGTGTTGGAGAGCCCTTAAAATTGAAGAGGCAATACCTTAAGAATATCGGCCGCGAGGTAAGTGTTAAGTTAAATGGCGGCGAGGTAAAAGAAGGAAAATTGCTGGCGGCGGATGAACAAGGGATTTCCATCGAGGCAAAAGTTAAAGAAAAAGGCAAAAAAGTTCAGCTGGTTGAAACCAGGGCAGACTTTGATAATATAACAGAAACAAAGGTTTTAATTTCATTTAAATAA
- the nusA gene encoding transcription termination factor NusA, giving the protein MSNINLIDSFQEFKDFKNIDRPTVISVLEEVFRSMLRKKYGTDENCDVIVNPDNGDLEIWRTRKVMEDGFSEDDDLEIELAEVKQLDPDMEVGDDYIEQITLESFGRRAILAARQTLVSKVLELEKDEIFKKYKDRVGEIVTGEVYQVWKKETLVLDDEGNELMMPKTEQIPADYFKKGDSVRAVILKVDMVNATPKIIISRIAPEFLQRLFEIEVPEIFDGLITIKKIVREPGERAKVAVESYDDRIDPVGACVGMKGSRIHGIVRELKNENIDVINFTNNISLYITRALSPAKITSIKLDDETKHASVYLKPDQVSLAIGRGGHNIKLAGKLTGYEIDVYREAGEEDEDVDIEEFSDEIDSWIIDELKAIGCDTAKSVLALSVDELVKRTDLEEETIKEVMSILKSEFE; this is encoded by the coding sequence ATGAGCAATATTAATTTAATCGATTCATTTCAAGAGTTTAAAGACTTCAAGAACATCGACCGTCCTACAGTGATTAGTGTGCTGGAAGAGGTATTTCGCAGTATGTTGCGTAAAAAATATGGTACTGATGAGAATTGTGACGTAATCGTTAACCCGGATAACGGCGATTTGGAAATCTGGCGTACCAGGAAAGTGATGGAAGATGGTTTTTCTGAGGATGACGATCTGGAAATTGAACTTGCAGAGGTGAAGCAGCTGGACCCGGATATGGAGGTTGGAGACGATTACATCGAGCAGATCACGCTGGAAAGCTTTGGCCGCAGGGCAATTTTAGCTGCCCGTCAGACCCTGGTTTCTAAAGTTCTAGAACTGGAGAAAGACGAGATCTTTAAGAAATATAAAGACAGGGTTGGCGAAATTGTTACCGGTGAGGTTTACCAGGTATGGAAAAAAGAGACTTTGGTGCTGGATGATGAAGGCAATGAGTTGATGATGCCTAAAACGGAGCAGATTCCTGCCGATTATTTCAAAAAAGGAGATTCTGTTCGCGCGGTGATCCTGAAGGTGGATATGGTAAATGCTACGCCTAAGATCATCATTTCGAGGATTGCCCCTGAATTCTTACAACGTTTGTTTGAGATTGAGGTTCCTGAGATCTTTGACGGTTTGATCACCATTAAAAAGATTGTTCGCGAACCAGGTGAAAGGGCTAAGGTCGCTGTTGAATCTTACGACGACAGGATTGATCCGGTAGGTGCCTGTGTGGGTATGAAAGGCTCACGTATCCATGGTATCGTTAGAGAACTTAAAAACGAAAATATTGACGTAATTAACTTTACCAACAATATTTCGCTCTATATCACCAGGGCCTTAAGTCCGGCCAAGATCACTTCTATTAAGCTGGATGATGAAACCAAACATGCTTCGGTTTACCTGAAGCCAGATCAGGTTTCATTGGCTATCGGCCGTGGTGGTCACAACATTAAACTGGCAGGTAAACTGACTGGTTACGAGATCGATGTATATCGTGAGGCAGGTGAAGAAGATGAGGATGTGGATATCGAAGAATTCTCTGATGAAATCGATAGCTGGATCATTGATGAGCTGAAAGCGATAGGCTGTGATACGGCGAAAAGTGTGCTGGCACTTTCTGTAGATGAATTGGTAAAACGTACCGATTTAGAGGAAGAAACCATCAAAGAAGTGATGAGTATTTTGAAATCAGAGTTTGAATAA
- the infB gene encoding translation initiation factor IF-2, producing MSDDKPIILFKAVKELNVGIATAVEFLEKKGFSVENKPTTKLSRDMYNALLKEFQGDKIVKEEANQIVIGKIRRDEPEVTEKVTDAPRKNVEFENEGVLIKNLNAYTPPAEKPKEEAPAAEKAEEGALPGVKIVGKINLDDLNAKTRPVKKEEAAEPEPKAEAPVAPAAPVEKAPEPVKEVEKPVEQPVAEIKPEPVKPVETPKAEEPVVKAPEPAATPKVTPEPPKADKPEENEVIKARSVKLSGPNIIGKITLPVTPDRKSQPVASSGESADAKRKRKRKKTPGGHPGQPGQHGNQHGGQQGQQGGQQGQGGAPRTGAPSFGNRPDFRNNTNNAANRPNFRNNKPGAPASGPKEEPTEKEIQDQIKATLARLSGAGKSGKFAQRAKLRRQKRDDVAMSADEAAMEQELQSRVLKVTEFVTANELATMMDEPVTKIIATCMSLGMFVSINQRLDAETLTIVADEFGYEIQFVKPDDESDVLIEEEDNEEDLLPRAPVVTIMGHVDHGKTSLLDYIRKANVVAGEAGGITQHIGAYMVTTSTGKKVTFLDTPGHEAFTAMRARGAKVADIAIIVIAADDAVMPQTKEAINHAQAAGVPLVFAFTKIDKPGANSDKIREQLSIMNILVEDWGGNFQSQEISGKSGLNVDLLLEKVLLEAELLELKANPNKRATGSVIEATLDKGRGIVTTVLVQAGTLKIGDPILAGSYSGRVKALFNERGQKVDKAGPSVPVQVLGMQGAPTAGDKFNALESEVEAREIANKRLQLMREQGLRTQKHITLDEIGRRLAIGNFKELNLIVKGDVDGSIEALSDSLLKLSTPEIQINIIGKAVGQISESDVLLASASDAIIVGFQVRPSPGARKLAEAEQIDIRLYSIIYDAINEIKAAMEGMLAPEFEEKITANVEIRETFKITKVGTIAGCMVLDGTITRNSKVRIIRDGVVIYTGELASLKRYKDDVKEVSRGYECGLNIQNFNNIEVGDIVEAYEQVEVKRKL from the coding sequence ATGTCAGACGACAAACCAATAATTTTATTTAAGGCAGTTAAGGAACTTAACGTAGGCATTGCTACGGCCGTTGAGTTTTTGGAGAAGAAAGGCTTTTCTGTCGAGAATAAACCCACTACTAAGCTCTCCCGCGACATGTATAATGCATTGTTGAAAGAGTTTCAGGGCGATAAGATCGTAAAAGAAGAAGCCAATCAGATTGTTATTGGTAAAATCCGTCGTGATGAACCTGAAGTGACTGAAAAAGTTACGGACGCACCTAGAAAAAATGTTGAATTTGAAAATGAAGGTGTTTTAATCAAAAACCTGAATGCTTATACTCCTCCTGCTGAAAAACCAAAAGAGGAGGCTCCTGCTGCTGAGAAGGCAGAAGAAGGTGCTTTACCTGGTGTGAAAATAGTAGGAAAGATCAACCTTGATGATTTAAATGCTAAAACGCGCCCTGTTAAGAAGGAAGAAGCTGCAGAACCGGAACCAAAAGCTGAAGCACCTGTTGCTCCCGCCGCTCCGGTTGAAAAAGCACCTGAGCCGGTAAAGGAAGTAGAGAAGCCGGTTGAACAGCCTGTTGCAGAAATAAAACCTGAACCTGTTAAGCCAGTGGAAACACCTAAAGCCGAGGAACCTGTGGTAAAAGCTCCTGAACCAGCAGCTACACCAAAAGTGACTCCTGAACCGCCGAAAGCGGACAAACCTGAAGAGAACGAGGTCATCAAAGCCCGTTCTGTAAAACTTTCGGGCCCGAATATCATTGGAAAGATTACTTTACCGGTAACGCCGGACCGTAAATCTCAGCCGGTGGCATCATCGGGCGAGAGTGCGGATGCAAAAAGGAAGCGCAAGCGTAAGAAAACCCCGGGAGGACATCCTGGTCAGCCGGGACAACACGGCAACCAGCATGGTGGTCAGCAGGGCCAGCAAGGCGGGCAACAAGGTCAGGGCGGAGCGCCAAGGACAGGTGCGCCTTCATTTGGTAACAGACCGGATTTTAGAAATAACACAAATAATGCGGCCAACAGGCCTAATTTTAGGAACAATAAGCCAGGAGCTCCAGCTTCCGGACCTAAGGAAGAGCCTACGGAAAAAGAAATACAAGACCAGATTAAAGCAACGCTTGCACGCCTTAGCGGCGCAGGTAAGTCTGGTAAATTTGCACAACGTGCCAAACTTCGTCGCCAGAAACGTGACGATGTGGCCATGTCGGCAGATGAAGCGGCAATGGAGCAGGAACTGCAATCGCGTGTACTTAAGGTAACCGAGTTTGTAACTGCAAACGAGCTGGCAACGATGATGGATGAGCCGGTTACAAAAATTATCGCGACTTGTATGAGTCTGGGTATGTTTGTATCCATTAACCAGCGTCTGGACGCTGAAACTCTAACAATTGTTGCTGATGAGTTTGGCTACGAAATTCAATTCGTTAAGCCGGATGATGAAAGCGATGTGCTGATTGAAGAAGAGGATAATGAAGAGGATCTATTGCCAAGGGCACCAGTGGTTACCATTATGGGACACGTGGATCATGGTAAAACATCTTTGCTGGATTATATCCGTAAAGCCAATGTGGTTGCCGGCGAGGCGGGTGGTATTACCCAGCACATCGGGGCCTATATGGTAACGACTTCGACAGGTAAAAAAGTAACCTTCCTGGATACACCGGGTCACGAGGCCTTTACGGCGATGCGTGCAAGGGGTGCCAAGGTTGCGGATATTGCCATTATTGTGATTGCTGCGGATGATGCCGTGATGCCTCAGACAAAAGAGGCCATCAACCACGCACAGGCTGCAGGGGTACCATTGGTATTTGCCTTTACAAAGATTGATAAACCGGGAGCAAACTCCGATAAGATACGTGAACAGCTGTCGATCATGAATATCCTGGTTGAGGATTGGGGAGGTAACTTCCAGTCGCAGGAGATTTCTGGTAAAAGTGGCTTGAATGTAGACCTGCTTTTAGAAAAGGTATTGTTGGAGGCCGAGTTGCTTGAGCTTAAGGCCAACCCTAATAAACGTGCTACAGGTAGCGTAATTGAGGCTACATTGGATAAAGGACGTGGTATTGTAACTACAGTGCTTGTTCAGGCAGGTACACTTAAAATAGGTGATCCTATTCTTGCAGGTAGCTATAGCGGACGTGTGAAAGCTTTGTTTAATGAGCGCGGCCAGAAAGTAGATAAAGCGGGCCCGTCTGTGCCGGTACAGGTATTGGGTATGCAGGGCGCACCTACTGCTGGTGATAAGTTCAATGCACTGGAAAGTGAAGTTGAAGCCAGGGAGATTGCGAACAAACGTTTACAACTGATGCGCGAGCAAGGCCTTCGTACACAGAAACACATTACACTGGATGAGATCGGCCGTCGATTGGCTATCGGTAACTTTAAAGAGCTGAACCTGATCGTTAAGGGTGACGTGGATGGTTCTATCGAGGCTTTATCAGATTCATTGCTGAAACTTTCGACTCCGGAAATACAGATCAATATCATTGGCAAGGCCGTAGGTCAGATCTCAGAATCTGATGTATTGCTGGCCTCTGCTTCTGATGCGATCATTGTTGGTTTCCAGGTACGTCCTTCCCCGGGAGCACGTAAACTGGCCGAGGCTGAGCAGATCGACATCCGCCTGTACTCTATCATCTACGATGCCATTAACGAGATTAAAGCAGCGATGGAAGGTATGCTGGCGCCAGAGTTTGAAGAGAAGATCACGGCTAACGTTGAGATCAGGGAGACCTTTAAAATTACCAAGGTGGGTACCATTGCCGGATGTATGGTATTGGACGGAACAATTACCCGTAATAGTAAGGTACGTATCATCAGAGATGGTGTGGTAATTTACACTGGCGAGCTGGCCTCGCTGAAACGTTATAAGGATGATGTGAAAGAAGTAAGCAGGGGTTACGAGTGCGGATTGAACATCCAGAACTTTAACAACATTGAAGTAGGCGATATTGTAGAAGCCTACGAGCAGGTTGAAGTGAAACGGAAGTTGTAA